Proteins co-encoded in one Coregonus clupeaformis isolate EN_2021a chromosome 5, ASM2061545v1, whole genome shotgun sequence genomic window:
- the LOC121563671 gene encoding transgelin isoform X1 translates to MANKGPQVGMANKGPSYGMSRVVQDKIDKKYDAEVEELLVQWIVAQCGSGVGKPEAGKLGFQDWLKDGCVLSELINSLHKDNKPIKKIASSSMAFKQMEQISQFLTAAESYGVIKTDMFQTVDLWEGKDLAAVQRTLMSLGSVAVTKDDGNYHGDPNWFFKKAQENRREFTDDQLKAGKGVIGLQMGSNKGASQTGMSYGATRQIQ, encoded by the exons ATGGCAAACAAG GGACCTCAGGTAGGCATGGCCAACAAAGGTCCATCTTATGGCATGAGCCGGGTGGTGCAGGACAAGATTGACAAGAAGTACGACGCTGAGGTGGAGGAGCTTTTGGTGCAGTGGATTGTGGCCCAGTGTGGATCTGGAGTTGGGAAGCCTGAGGCTGGCAAACTGGGCTTCCAGGACTGGCTCAAGGACGGATGT GTCCTGAGTGAGCTCATTAACAGTCTGCATAAGGACAACAAGCCCATCAAGAAGATAGCCAGCTCAAGCATGGCCTTCAAACAGATGGAGCAGATCTCGCAGTTCCTAACTGCTGCCGAGAGCTACGGTGTCATCAAGACCGACATGTTCCAGACCGTGGACCTCTGGGAAG GGAAGGATTTGGCTGCAGTCCAGAGGACACTGATGTCCCTCGGCAGCGTGGCTGTCACCAAAGATGACGGCAACTACCACGGCGACCCCAACTGGTTCTTCAA GAAAGCCCAGGAGAACCGGAGGGAGTTCACAGACGACCAGCTGAAAGCGGGGAAGGGTGTGATTGGCCTGCAGATGGGCTCCAACAAAGGGGCCAGCCAGACTGGCATGTCATACGGGGCCACCCGACAGATCCAATAA
- the LOC121563671 gene encoding transgelin isoform X2 — protein sequence MANKGPSYGMSRVVQDKIDKKYDAEVEELLVQWIVAQCGSGVGKPEAGKLGFQDWLKDGCVLSELINSLHKDNKPIKKIASSSMAFKQMEQISQFLTAAESYGVIKTDMFQTVDLWEGKDLAAVQRTLMSLGSVAVTKDDGNYHGDPNWFFKKAQENRREFTDDQLKAGKGVIGLQMGSNKGASQTGMSYGATRQIQ from the exons ATGGCCAACAAAGGTCCATCTTATGGCATGAGCCGGGTGGTGCAGGACAAGATTGACAAGAAGTACGACGCTGAGGTGGAGGAGCTTTTGGTGCAGTGGATTGTGGCCCAGTGTGGATCTGGAGTTGGGAAGCCTGAGGCTGGCAAACTGGGCTTCCAGGACTGGCTCAAGGACGGATGT GTCCTGAGTGAGCTCATTAACAGTCTGCATAAGGACAACAAGCCCATCAAGAAGATAGCCAGCTCAAGCATGGCCTTCAAACAGATGGAGCAGATCTCGCAGTTCCTAACTGCTGCCGAGAGCTACGGTGTCATCAAGACCGACATGTTCCAGACCGTGGACCTCTGGGAAG GGAAGGATTTGGCTGCAGTCCAGAGGACACTGATGTCCCTCGGCAGCGTGGCTGTCACCAAAGATGACGGCAACTACCACGGCGACCCCAACTGGTTCTTCAA GAAAGCCCAGGAGAACCGGAGGGAGTTCACAGACGACCAGCTGAAAGCGGGGAAGGGTGTGATTGGCCTGCAGATGGGCTCCAACAAAGGGGCCAGCCAGACTGGCATGTCATACGGGGCCACCCGACAGATCCAATAA